Proteins encoded together in one Asterias rubens chromosome 4, eAstRub1.3, whole genome shotgun sequence window:
- the LOC117289047 gene encoding 39S ribosomal protein L38, mitochondrial-like — protein sequence MAAPLGLAFRQISRNNNHNFAILCCIKRHLNTKSDLKCNVGRQYAGASTGIDIGLPIKPTFQPGKKPPKERLMTLSKNKNDPDLERAARRRTLQVSLDEVREEWEQTSAPYHIRRIAHHYGIFKDLFDSADFLPQVMMKIDYRVDAEHMMPVFTGNVVTPTEASQPPDINYTSTNDKLWTLLLTNPDGHLQDNSKEYVHWMIGNIPGNQLSQGDEIFDYLPPFPARGTGYHRFAFVLFQQDGRVDYSAEGAPLPCRNLKERTFETVEFYRQYQDVITPAGLAFFQCRWDQSVTETFHHTLEMREPVFDYDHPKLYIAEQKKFPHKKPLQYLLKYMPQEQRDKIKDFNPFFPDRRFEK from the exons atggctgcgcccTTAGGACTTGCCTTTCGACAGATTTCGAGAAATAATAATCACAATTTTGCAATACTTTGTTGTATTAAGAGACACCTGAATACAAAAAGTGATCTAAAATGTAATGTAGGACGTCAATATGCTGGAG CATCGACTGGCATTGATATTGGTCTTCCGATCAAACCAACATTTCAACCCGGGAAGAAACCGCCTAAGGAGAGGCTAATGACtctctcaaaaaacaaaaacgatccTGACCTCGAGAGAGCAGCCAGACGAAGAACAT TACAAGTATCACTGGATGAGGTCAGAGAAGAATGGGAGCAGACTAGTGCGCCATATCACATCCGTCGCATCGCTCATCACTATGGCATCTTCAAGGACCTGTTTGATAGTGCAGATTTCTTACCTCAAGTAATGATGAAGATTGACTATCGAGTTGACGCTGAGCACATGATGCCTGTCTTTACCGGCAACGTTGTTACCCCAACAGAG GCTTCACAGCCACCAGACATCAACTACACGTCCACAAATGATAAGCTCTGGACTCTTCTACTAACAAATCCAG ATGGTCATTTGCAAGATAACTCTAAGGAGTATGTTCATTGGATGAT AGGAAACATCCCTGGTAATCAGCTGAGTCAAGGAGATGAGATCTTTGATTACCTGCCACCATTCCCAGCACGGGGTACCGGTTATCACCGCTTTGCCTTCGTACTATTCCAGCAGGACGGCAGGGTGGACTACAGTGCAGAGGGGGCTCCCCTCCCTTG TCGGAACCTCAAAGAGAGGACCTTTGAGACAGTTGAATTCTACCGACAGTACCAAGATGTGATCACACCAGCCGGGCTGGCATTCTTCCAGTGTCGCTGGGATCAATCCGTCACAGAAACCTTCCATCATACGTTAG AGATGCGGGAGCCGGTGTTCGACTACGACCACCCCAAGCTTTACATCGCAGAGCAAAAGAAATTCCCACACAAGAAACCTCTGCAGTATCTGTTGAAGTACATGCCACAGGAACAGCGGGATAAGATCAAAGATTTCAATCCGTTTTTCCCTGATCGGAGGTTTGAGAAGTGA
- the LOC117289474 gene encoding centrosomal protein of 76 kDa-like, with protein sequence MFDTMSLPPEKITELKQIIHTQLNQMDVQTRIRDVLSSSVLDESRGGRPHPPNQGFGEQELVQVLRDQGIIEDVMSQLQFSGASGMQPAPQSRVAPKHSRPATHFADKQDRVVGVPLKKANIDPTRRYLYLQILSGKAFLEHLQEPEPLPGQTTSTFVLHINFRGQRFRSRPVPCACDPDFREGFLLELHKESGGDAARMLDSTSMLSICDPVHLVLVKTDTSGDTSLVSSHLLQWRTVLSSQDARQTIPVELLGLGAESKVPVGMLEVKLELLPAPGQQIAEEVISTQINLERSRISERERLFLVYAKQWWREFLQIRPSHQNRLVKIFAQDENATNRPVCAFVNPLRAGRLLDTPRQAARFVSVMGYEQASAVGGGQPREQWSSMHAFLCKNKGDCEDHAVLLCSLLLGFGLDAYVCVGTKAKGAAHTWVVTVGVDGLVTFWESLTGHRYIHQPINPNDPPIVEQPRPQYPYRTIGCVFNHQRFFANSQPSDNVEVCRFDFHDESLWKSMSVDAIQSICAAGSQASWPSLPPLVPSPFDAALLSNEIELSLRSLVSDHRKDLGLTCVWDPELSYLLTPALAAYELERSAGMVAGNEEFQQAIRRAVPDGHTFKGFPIQFVHRNARRAFTACLRSQVCEEIICCRGDCVKLAVRVRVFTYPESACAVWIMFACKYKSVL encoded by the exons ATGTTTGACACAATGTCACTTCCACCAGAAAAAATCACCGAGCTCAAGCAGATCATCCACACCCAGCTGAATCAA ATGGATGTCCAGACTCGCATCCGTGATGTCCTCTCCTCATCAGTCCTGGACGAGAGCCGCGGAGGAAGGCCCCATCCTCCCAACCAAGGATTCGGGGAGCAAGAGTTAGTCCAAGTCCTCCGTGATCAGGGCATCATTGAGGATGTCATGAGTCAACTTCAATTCAGCGGGGCATCCGGGATGCAGCCGGCACCCCAGTCTAGGGTGGCTCCGAAACACAGCAGACCTGCCACACATTTTGCTGACAAGCAGGATCGCGTTGTGGGCGTCCCTCTAAAGAAGG CCAATATCGACCCTACAAGACGCTACCTGTACCTTCAGATTCTCAGCGGCAAAGCCTTCTTGGAGCATCTCCAAGAGCCTGAGCCACTTCCTGGCCAGACCACCTCTACCTTTGTGTTACACATCAACTTCCGTGGCCAACGCTTCCGATCCAGACCCGTGCCTTGTGCATGTGATCCAGACTTCCGAGAGGGGTTTCTGCTGGAGCTTCACAAGGAAAGTGGAG GTGATGCTGCGAGAATGCTGGACAGCACGTCCATGTTGTCCATCTGTGACCCAGTCCACCTGGTACTGGTTAAAACAGACACTTCAGGGGACACCAGTCTTGTATCCTCCCACTTACTACAATGGCGTACAGTGCTGAGCTCACAGGATGCCAGACAGACTATCCCGGTTGAACTCCTTGGCCTAG GGGCAGAGAGTAAGGTTCCAGTGGGTATGCTTGAGGTCAAGCTAGAACTCCTTCCAGCACCAGGTCAACAAATCGCAGAAGAGGTCATCAGTACACAG ATCAACCTAGAGAGAAGTCGCATATCAGAGCGTGAGCGGCTGTTTCTCGTCTACGCTAAGCAGTGGTGGAGGGAGTTTCTTCAGATCAGGCCGTCCCACCAAAACAGACTGGTCAAGATATTTGCGCAG GATGAGAATGCCACAAACCGTCCAGTGTGTGCCTTCGTCAATCCCCTGAGAGCCGGTCGCCTTCTTGACACCCCGCGCCAAGCTGCTAGATTTGTCAGTGTGATGGGGTATGAACAAGCCTCAGCGGTGGGCGGGGGCCAACCCCGAGAACAGTGGAGCAGCATGCACGCTTTCCTATGCAAAAATAAAGGG GATTGTGAGGACCATGCTGTGTTACTGTGCAGTCTACTATTGGGCTTTGGACTGGATGCCTATGTGTGTGTAGGAACCAAGGCCAAAGGGGCAGCCCATACCTGGGTAGTGACTGTAGGGGTCGACGGACTAGTCACCTTCTGGGAAAGCCTCACTGGACACAG ATATATCCACCAGCCAATTAATCCTAACGATCCACCAATAGTTGAACAACCACGACCACAGTATCCATATCGGACCATTGGTTGTGTCTTTAATCATCAGCGGTTCTTTGCAAACAGCCAG CCATCCGATAACGTGGAGGTCTGTCGCTTTGATTTCCATGATGAGTCTCTATGGAAATCCATGAGTGTTGATGCTATTCAGTCAATATGTGCCGCTGGTAGTCAG GCATCGTGGCCCAGTCTGCCTCCTTTAGTTCCCTCGCCCTTCGATGCAGCTTTACTGAGTAATGAGATTGAGCTGTCACTCAGGAGTCTGGTCTCAGACCATCGGAAG GATCTTGGCTTGACTTGTGTCTGGGACCCTGAACTCTCGTATCTCTTGACCCCAGCCCTGGCTGCCTACGAGTTGGAGCGCTCTGCCGGCATGGTCGCCGGCAACGAGGAATTCCAGCAGGCAATACGCCGAGCCGTCCCGGACGGACACACCTTCAAAGGATTCCCCATACAGTTTGTACATCGGAATGCACGCAGGGCGTTCACTGCCTGTCTAAG atcACAAGTGTGTGAAGAAATAATCTGTTGTCGTGGCGACTGTGTAAAGCTTGCTGTGCGTGTACGAGTGTTCACGTACCCAGAGTCAGCGTGCGCTGTCTGGATTATGTTTGCCTGTAAATACAAGTCAGTGCTGTAA